The proteins below come from a single Comamonas antarctica genomic window:
- the secB gene encoding protein-export chaperone SecB, whose translation MADQENPVFQIQRVYLKDLSLEQPNSPAILLEQEQPSVDIQLGVEATPVAEGVYEVAVTATVQTKIQDKTVFLVEAKQAGIFEIRNLPEDQMGAVIGIACPQIIYPYLRGNIADVVTRAGFPPVHLAEINFQAMYEQQQAQAAAAQGADGTALQ comes from the coding sequence ATGGCCGACCAAGAAAATCCCGTATTCCAGATTCAGCGCGTTTACCTCAAGGATCTGTCGCTCGAACAACCCAATTCGCCGGCCATCCTGCTTGAGCAGGAACAGCCGAGCGTCGACATCCAGCTCGGCGTCGAAGCCACTCCCGTGGCCGAAGGCGTGTACGAAGTCGCTGTGACCGCGACCGTGCAGACCAAGATCCAGGACAAGACCGTGTTCCTGGTCGAAGCCAAGCAGGCCGGCATCTTCGAGATCCGCAACCTGCCCGAAGACCAGATGGGCGCCGTGATCGGCATCGCCTGCCCGCAAATCATCTATCCGTACCTGCGCGGCAACATCGCCGACGTGGTGACCCGCGCCGGCTTCCCGCCCGTGCACCTCGCGGAAATCAACTTCCAGGCCATGTACGAGCAGCAGCAGGCCCAGGCCGCGGCTGCCCAGGGCGCCGACGGCACGGCCCTGCAATAA
- a CDS encoding NAD(P)H-dependent glycerol-3-phosphate dehydrogenase — translation MNILVIGAGAWGTALAMSAAAHPAGHAVKLWARDAQQAQAMRAARENTRYLAGIAFPPGLEVIDGDAMAAAAQAELVIVATPMAALREWLQRLKGCGAPVAWLSKGFEAASAAGAAGLMAHEVCAAVAPQLRAGVFSGPSFALEVARQQPTALVAASSHAAVSEALVAAFHSSHVRVYASTDIVGVEVGGAVKNVLAIATGLCDGLQLGLNARAALITRGLAEMTRLGLALGATEKTFMGLSGLGDLVLTATGDLSRNRKVGLLLAEGKTLDQAVQSLGHVAEGVYSARTVLQRAQMLGVDMPITETVVALLDGRLQAGEAVQSLMARDPREE, via the coding sequence ATGAATATTCTTGTCATCGGTGCCGGTGCCTGGGGCACGGCGCTGGCCATGAGCGCGGCCGCGCATCCCGCAGGCCATGCGGTGAAGCTCTGGGCGCGCGATGCGCAGCAGGCCCAGGCCATGCGCGCGGCGCGCGAGAACACGCGCTATCTCGCAGGCATTGCATTTCCACCCGGTCTGGAGGTGATCGATGGCGATGCCATGGCGGCGGCCGCACAGGCCGAACTGGTCATCGTGGCCACGCCCATGGCAGCGCTGCGCGAGTGGCTGCAGCGGCTCAAAGGCTGTGGCGCGCCCGTGGCCTGGCTCAGCAAGGGCTTCGAGGCGGCGTCGGCCGCAGGCGCTGCGGGGCTGATGGCGCATGAAGTCTGCGCCGCCGTCGCGCCGCAGCTGCGCGCCGGCGTGTTCAGCGGCCCGAGCTTTGCGCTCGAAGTCGCGCGCCAGCAGCCCACGGCGCTGGTGGCGGCCAGCAGCCATGCGGCGGTGAGCGAAGCCCTGGTGGCGGCGTTCCACAGCAGCCATGTGCGTGTCTACGCCAGCACCGACATCGTCGGGGTCGAAGTCGGCGGCGCGGTGAAGAATGTGCTGGCGATTGCGACCGGCCTGTGCGACGGCCTGCAACTGGGACTGAACGCGCGCGCCGCGCTGATCACGCGCGGACTGGCCGAGATGACACGGCTGGGGCTGGCGCTGGGCGCGACCGAAAAGACCTTCATGGGTCTGTCCGGCCTGGGCGACCTGGTGCTGACCGCCACCGGCGACCTGTCACGCAACCGCAAGGTCGGCCTGCTGCTGGCCGAGGGCAAGACGCTGGACCAGGCAGTGCAGTCGCTGGGCCATGTGGCCGAAGGCGTCTACAGCGCCCGCACCGTGCTGCAGCGCGCGCAAATGCTGGGTGTCGACATGCCGATCACGGAAACCGTGGTGGCGTTGCTCGACGGCCGGCTGCAGGCGGGCGAAGCGGTGCAGTCGTTGATGGCACGGGACCCAAGGGAAGAGTAG